From the genome of Desulfovibrio aminophilus, one region includes:
- a CDS encoding phage tail protein, with the protein MEQPYLGEIRLFASPAVPQGWAPCDGRSLPITQYPALAHLLNGAFGATDTTFNIPDLRGRTAIGAQNSATPIGVSGGQERVSLADKFYSHSHQLFAVGSEGIDASPAGHMLAAMPAADKKPYSPNKPEKTTPGSLHQASVSNAGGSAEHNNMQPSLVINFCIALTGTVPQPDGRE; encoded by the coding sequence ATGGAACAGCCGTATCTTGGAGAAATCCGCCTGTTCGCCTCTCCGGCGGTTCCCCAGGGATGGGCCCCCTGCGACGGACGGTCGCTGCCCATCACCCAATACCCGGCGCTGGCGCACCTGCTCAACGGAGCCTTCGGCGCCACGGACACCACGTTCAACATCCCGGACCTGCGGGGCAGGACCGCCATCGGCGCGCAGAACAGCGCCACTCCCATCGGCGTGTCCGGCGGACAGGAGCGCGTCTCGCTGGCGGACAAGTTCTACTCCCACTCGCACCAGCTCTTCGCCGTAGGCTCCGAGGGAATAGATGCCTCTCCCGCGGGCCACATGCTGGCCGCCATGCCCGCGGCCGACAAGAAACCATACTCGCCCAACAAGCCGGAAAAAACCACCCCCGGCAGCCTGCATCAGGCCAGCGTGTCGAATGCGGGCGGCAGCGCGGAGCACAACAACATGCAGCCTTCGCTGGTGATCAACTTCTGCATCGCCCTGACGGGGACCGTCCCGCAGCCCGACGGCCGGGAATAG
- a CDS encoding phage tail protein, with the protein MSDQYVGEIRMIAGTYAPTGWALCDGSSLSIAEYPALYAAIGVTYGQGPTADKFLLPDFRGRVPVHAGTGPGLTPRRCGESLGEERVMLTENDIPVHSHSILLAGLDASGKRDGTSSTPKGNYLADSIAFNLYRREGSTHAMHAEAIGKTGAPRPMTHENMMPTMFINFIIALDGRTADAEGKE; encoded by the coding sequence ATGTCGGACCAGTATGTCGGGGAAATCAGAATGATCGCGGGAACCTACGCCCCGACGGGCTGGGCGCTCTGCGACGGGAGCAGTCTGTCCATCGCCGAGTATCCCGCGCTGTATGCGGCCATCGGCGTCACCTACGGCCAGGGCCCCACGGCGGACAAATTCCTGCTGCCCGACTTCCGGGGCCGCGTCCCGGTCCATGCCGGGACCGGACCGGGCCTGACGCCGCGTCGATGCGGAGAGTCCCTCGGCGAGGAGCGGGTGATGCTGACCGAGAACGACATCCCGGTCCACTCGCACTCCATCCTGCTAGCCGGTCTCGACGCCTCTGGAAAGCGCGACGGAACGAGCTCGACGCCCAAGGGCAACTACCTGGCGGACAGCATCGCCTTCAATCTGTACCGCAGGGAGGGATCCACCCACGCCATGCACGCGGAGGCCATCGGCAAGACCGGCGCGCCCAGGCCCATGACGCACGAGAACATGATGCCGACCATGTTCATCAATTTCATCATCGCCCTCGACGGCCGGACAGCGGACGCTGAAGGGAAGGAGTAG
- a CDS encoding ATP-binding protein: MLLRSHRRNRTPARRIPLVLGLFVLLLLFAGCERTRPAPRAEAGVIDLTGWDFQRDGNVALNGQWEFLWGSAGPSGHRGPLNPGGPADHYPLPSLWGGPSALGAAVSPHGLAAYRLRLRLAPGAAANALHISGPLSVCRVWVDGRLVGSSGDIDSDAGRETPRTHLIMPDLGPLGPESEIVLVISNHANAQGGLNAPILLGAREQISRMTGARWMTAALIAGILLAMGGYHLVVFAMRRSDKSNLYFGLFALAWSVATLFSPTSGFVINALTRLPWRLHIDLALLPYGFTIPLMVVLYHSLFPKRFGRQVNAFYILLGGAYVAFLLVSGPSAFGRIPLLYYVATRTAFLYLFAAFATDLLRRERGALLLAPGYLALAWAELSKVLFDLHLAPSAGFAPYGMPVFILSHSLFMSVRYSQAFLKVERLSGELETANERLLRLNRLKDEFLANATHELKTPLAGMVGISDSLLAGAGGGMSEAARGHLRMLSHSGKRLSRLVDDVLEHARLEHMDVKLAPEPVRLEAAVRRVLALTRGLAADKGLELRDRLPQNLPPVLADPGRLEQILFNLVGNGIKYTEHGWVELSARVLGQRLEVSVADSGAGIAPGDRERIFESYSQLAADDSGGTGGAGLGLAIARRLVELHGGELTVASGPGQGSVFNFTLPLCPATEAAPPPATDRGEDVDPPFGLDDGPSPQGTTGRDYQVLVVDDEPVNLHVVATCLALAEITFKTARSGPEALALLGAGDQPGMVLLDVMMPGQDGYAVCREIRRSRGAASLPVVMLTCRGRVEDVLEGFAAGANDYVTKPFSREELVARVGTQLELRRAHRVLEENADLRREVAMRRKTEQDLRLRQIRLSRMLDAVGEAVFALNQSREIAFCNQAFEALANRRAEDILGQPLARLLAAPDSPAARRLAEGLDRLLDGGDAAASFEAVDIASDGEAPRVCRVHAVRLDLEEESLLLLSLGPAGTDGDGGGLADSAAMLRRVEGNRLRLQRIAETLPATENGDAQAAVLEDLNAVDALLESIHDRLSGGAEPDARLLAVRVMRAALDCWTEATGLGKGELAAQSGLWNAYMERDGYLRTQTLDKYLSPETLPQKPRWRSVAATAEFVLSACPDSGRRDELRRALDRLRPLHQ, from the coding sequence ATGCTCCTCCGCTCCCACCGCCGGAACAGGACTCCCGCCAGGCGAATACCGCTCGTGCTGGGGCTGTTCGTCCTGCTCCTGCTGTTCGCTGGCTGCGAACGGACGCGTCCCGCGCCGAGGGCCGAGGCCGGGGTCATCGACCTCACGGGCTGGGACTTCCAGCGGGACGGCAACGTCGCGCTGAACGGGCAGTGGGAGTTCCTGTGGGGGAGCGCCGGGCCCTCCGGCCATCGCGGCCCCCTGAACCCCGGAGGACCGGCCGACCACTACCCGCTCCCGTCCCTCTGGGGCGGACCCTCGGCCCTGGGCGCCGCCGTCTCGCCCCACGGCCTGGCCGCCTACCGGCTGCGGCTGCGCCTCGCGCCCGGCGCGGCGGCGAACGCCCTGCACATCTCCGGACCGCTCTCGGTCTGCCGGGTCTGGGTGGACGGCCGCCTCGTCGGCTCCAGCGGGGACATCGACTCGGACGCCGGCCGCGAGACTCCGCGCACGCACCTCATCATGCCCGACCTCGGCCCTCTCGGGCCGGAGAGCGAAATCGTGCTCGTGATCTCGAACCACGCCAACGCCCAGGGCGGCCTGAACGCCCCCATCCTCCTGGGCGCGCGGGAGCAGATCAGCCGCATGACCGGCGCGCGCTGGATGACCGCCGCGCTCATCGCCGGAATCCTGCTGGCCATGGGCGGGTACCACCTCGTGGTCTTCGCCATGCGCCGGTCCGACAAGAGCAACCTCTACTTCGGCCTCTTCGCCCTGGCCTGGAGCGTGGCCACCCTGTTCAGCCCGACCAGCGGCTTCGTCATAAACGCGCTGACGCGGCTGCCCTGGCGGCTGCACATCGACCTGGCGCTGCTGCCCTACGGGTTCACCATCCCGCTCATGGTGGTGCTCTACCATTCGCTGTTCCCCAAGCGCTTCGGCCGCCAGGTCAACGCCTTCTACATCCTGCTCGGCGGCGCGTACGTCGCCTTCCTGCTGGTCAGCGGGCCCAGCGCCTTCGGCCGCATTCCCCTGCTCTACTACGTGGCCACGCGCACGGCCTTTCTCTATCTCTTCGCGGCCTTCGCCACGGACCTCCTCCGCCGCGAGCGCGGGGCGCTTCTGCTGGCTCCGGGCTACCTGGCCCTGGCCTGGGCGGAGCTGAGCAAGGTCCTCTTCGACCTGCACCTGGCCCCCTCGGCGGGCTTCGCGCCCTACGGCATGCCGGTCTTCATCCTCTCGCACTCGCTGTTCATGTCCGTGCGCTACTCCCAGGCCTTCCTCAAGGTGGAGCGGCTCTCCGGCGAGCTGGAGACCGCCAACGAGCGCCTGCTGCGCCTGAACCGGCTCAAGGACGAGTTCCTGGCCAACGCCACCCACGAACTGAAGACCCCGCTGGCGGGCATGGTGGGCATCTCGGATTCGCTCCTGGCCGGGGCCGGGGGCGGGATGTCCGAGGCCGCCAGGGGGCATCTGCGCATGCTCTCCCACAGCGGCAAGCGCCTGTCCCGCCTGGTGGACGACGTGCTGGAGCACGCCCGGCTGGAACACATGGACGTGAAGCTCGCGCCGGAGCCGGTGCGCCTGGAGGCCGCCGTCAGGCGCGTGCTGGCCCTGACGCGTGGGCTCGCGGCGGACAAGGGCCTGGAACTGCGCGACCGCCTGCCCCAGAATCTGCCGCCGGTCCTGGCCGACCCCGGCCGCCTGGAGCAGATCCTGTTCAACCTCGTGGGCAACGGCATCAAATACACGGAGCACGGCTGGGTGGAGCTCTCCGCCCGGGTCCTGGGCCAGCGTCTGGAGGTCTCCGTGGCCGACTCGGGCGCGGGCATCGCCCCCGGCGACCGGGAGCGCATCTTCGAGTCCTACTCGCAGCTGGCGGCCGACGATTCCGGGGGCACCGGCGGCGCGGGCCTGGGGCTGGCCATCGCCAGGCGGCTGGTGGAGCTGCACGGCGGGGAGCTCACGGTCGCCTCCGGTCCCGGCCAGGGCAGCGTGTTCAACTTCACCCTGCCGCTCTGCCCCGCGACGGAAGCCGCGCCGCCGCCCGCGACGGACCGCGGCGAGGATGTCGACCCGCCCTTCGGACTGGACGACGGCCCCTCGCCACAGGGAACCACAGGCCGGGACTACCAGGTGCTGGTCGTGGACGACGAGCCCGTGAACCTGCACGTGGTGGCCACCTGCCTCGCGCTGGCGGAGATCACCTTCAAGACCGCCCGGAGCGGCCCGGAGGCCCTGGCCCTCCTGGGCGCGGGCGACCAGCCCGGAATGGTGCTCCTGGACGTGATGATGCCCGGCCAGGACGGCTATGCCGTATGCCGGGAAATCCGCCGCTCGCGCGGCGCGGCCTCCCTGCCCGTGGTCATGCTCACCTGCCGGGGCCGCGTGGAGGACGTGTTGGAGGGTTTCGCCGCCGGGGCCAACGACTACGTGACCAAGCCCTTCTCCCGGGAAGAGCTGGTGGCCCGGGTGGGCACGCAGTTGGAACTGCGACGGGCCCACCGCGTGCTGGAGGAGAACGCCGACCTGCGGCGCGAGGTGGCCATGCGCCGCAAGACCGAGCAGGACTTGCGGCTCCGCCAAATCCGGCTCTCGCGCATGCTCGACGCCGTCGGCGAGGCGGTGTTCGCTCTGAACCAGAGCCGGGAGATCGCCTTCTGCAACCAGGCCTTCGAGGCCCTGGCCAACAGGCGCGCGGAGGACATCCTCGGCCAACCCCTGGCCCGGCTCCTGGCCGCGCCGGACTCGCCCGCCGCCCGCCGCCTCGCGGAGGGTCTGGACCGGCTCCTGGACGGCGGGGACGCGGCCGCGAGCTTCGAGGCCGTGGACATCGCCTCGGACGGCGAGGCCCCTCGCGTCTGCCGTGTGCACGCCGTCCGGCTGGACCTGGAGGAGGAGTCCCTGTTGCTGTTGAGCCTCGGCCCGGCCGGAACGGACGGCGACGGCGGAGGGCTGGCCGATTCAGCGGCCATGCTGCGCCGGGTGGAGGGCAACCGGCTGCGCCTGCAGCGCATCGCCGAAACCCTGCCGGCCACGGAGAATGGCGACGCGCAGGCCGCCGTGCTGGAAGACCTGAACGCCGTCGACGCCCTGCTGGAGAGCATCCACGACCGGCTCAGCGGCGGCGCGGAGCCGGACGCCCGTCTGCTGGCGGTGCGGGTGATGCGCGCGGCCCTGGACTGCTGGACCGAGGCCACGGGCCTGGGCAAGGGCGAACTGGCCGCGCAGTCCGGCTTGTGGAACGCCTACATGGAGCGCGACGGCTACCTGCGCACGCAGACCCTGGACAAGTACCTGAGCCCCGAAACCCTGCCCCAGAAGCCGCGCTGGCGCAGCGTCGCGGCCACGGCGGAGTTCGTGCTCTCCGCCTGCCCGGACTCCGGCCGCCGCGACGAACTGCGGCGCGCGCTGGACCGACTGCGGCCGCTCCATCAGTAG